The DNA sequence ACGTCGAAAAGTCGAAACGCGGTGACGAGCGATCGAGCATGGCCATGCTCGGGCGAACGCCCCAGGCTGCCGTCGTCGCTTCATGAAGCACGGTCATCAAACGCTCGATATCCTCGACTGCCGTCTCGTGCAGGGCCTCGGCCACAATCAGCGCATGTGTCGTCTGCGGCCGGATCGCCGAATGGCCGCTCTGCCGGTTGGTCCAGCGTCGGGCATGTGCCCGTCCGTCGGCATCCGCAAAGATCACCTCGCCGAATTCCGGATTTTCCGTTTCCCCCGCGAAGGTCAGATAGGTCTCGCTGCCGAGCGCCCGGCGGACATGCAGAAAACCGCTGACGCGTGAGAGGTCGAAGACCGCGATCGGAATGGCGAAGGCGAGCGATGCGGCATTGCAGAGATCGATCAGCGGATGGATCGCCGGCAGATTGCCTTCCTTCCTGAAACGTCTGAGCAACGCCTCGGAGGCCGACCGATACTGTGTCGGCTTCATCCCCATCTTGGCAAAGGCCCGGCGCCATGCCTGGATTTCCGGCAGATCGCTTTCCGATCCGGCGTCGAGGCGGTCGCCGGCAATCGTCTGGAACTGGCGAACATGGTCCCCGAGCGAAACATCGCCGCGTACGCCATCGATGAAGAGCGCGCCGGCGCTGAGTTCCGGAAAATCGCGCCAGATATCGTTTGCGTGCTGGAAGTGCATGGAGGTCCTCCAAATTGGTGGGGTCATTCTGGCTCAAGCCCTCCTGGTGGGTAAGGCGCGCGCTGTTCTTCTACCGGCGCGGATCTGCGGTACGGTGAGGCCAAGCACGGCGGCAAGCACGCAGCCGATCCCGAGCAACTGGTGGTCCCCGATCGGCTCGTCGAGCAAAAGAAAGGCGAAGAGCACGGCCGAGACCGGCGCCAGTGCCGTGAAGACGGAAGCCTCGGTGCCACTCACTTTTGCCGATCCAGCATACCAGAGCAGGAAGCCGGCAACGGTAGGGATGAGGGCATAGTAGACAACCGCAACGATCGCGCCCTGGTCGATCTCTTCAGTCGCATGTGTCTCGAAGAGGGCGGGGATGAGTGACACCGCGAACCCGAGCCCGGCCATCAGTGTCGAGAGGGCGAGTGGGGAGACCTCGGCCTTCACGCGTTTGTTGAGAAGGATGAACAGGCCCTCGCAGATGACGGCGCCGAAAATCAACGCGATGCCGAGCGCAGAATGGCCGCCGCCGTCGCCGGGCTTGAAGATGATCGTGAGCACGCCGAAGGCGGCAAGCGCGATCGCCGCAAGCATCCGGCGGTCGGGGCGCTCTCCGAGAAGCAGGAAGGCGATCGCTGCGGAAACGACGGGGAGAGTGCCGATCACGACGCCCGCGTTGGCCGCAGATGTCAGGCTCAGCCCGGCAATCAGCAGCGTCGTGTAGCCGACGCTGCCGGCTCCTGCCTGGGCGATGAGGATCATCCAGTCGTGCGACCCGAGTTTCGGCCACTGTGTTTTGGTTAGCCGCATCAGCAGCAGGAAAAGCGGAAAGGCGATGGCGAAACGCATGGCCGTCGCTGTGAAGGGGGCGAAGCCGGCGGCAATGATCTTGCTGGCGATCACCGTGCTGCCGACGAGGATCATCGCCAGCGACAGATAGAGGTAGCCCTGAAATTTTTCCGACATGTCCGTTCTCCGTTGCAGTGCCGCGCTTGCCTATGCGCAAAGTGAGCAATGCGCCGGAGGGGGAGGCGGGTCTTGAACGGAATTGCGGGTGCTACTTCCTTGCCTCGGCATAAGCGCCGGGCGAGAGACCGTACTTGCTGACGAACACGCGCGTCATGTGGCTCTGGTCGGCGAAGCCGGCGGCGACTGCCGCTTCTGCCAGCGGTGTGCCCTTGCCGATCAGGCGGCGGGCGAGATCGATGCGGCGCTGCACGATATAGGCATGCGGTGTCAGGCCGACCGATTTCGCGAAGTTGCGCACAAGTTGAAAGCGGCTGAGCCTTGCCTCCGCAGCGAGATCCGCAAGGGTGATTGCCGCCGTCGGATCGTCGTCGATCATCGTTTTTGCGGCGGAGACTGTGGCCGGTTTTTCGCATCGTTCCGGCCGGCCGGTGGCAAGAACGCTTGCGAGCAGCAACAGAAGCCGCTCTTCGCGCCGGATCGTCTCGTCCTTGGCTGTAGGGTCTGTGATTGCCGCAAACAGCATCCGGAACTGATTTGCTGCCTCCGCATCCGTAAAAGCCGGCGATGCAAACTCGCCGGCGTCCGACCGGCCCTGGCTGATATCTTCGGCGGCGGTGGAGATGACGGAAGGATCGAAATACAGCATGCGCCAGGAGCGCCCGGCATCGCCGATCGGCGCGCCATCATGCACCTCGCCAGGATTGACGGTGATCATGTCGCCGGCGCCGGCCTCGATCATGCCGCGGCCGCTGAGCGACTTCTGGGCGCCCTGGTAGATGAGGCCGATGCCGAATTGGTCATGGGTATGGCGGGCGAAGGAATGGCGCGTCTCCGCCTCGACCGCGTCTATGCCCGCGGTCG is a window from the Ensifer adhaerens genome containing:
- a CDS encoding B3/B4 domain-containing protein produces the protein MHFQHANDIWRDFPELSAGALFIDGVRGDVSLGDHVRQFQTIAGDRLDAGSESDLPEIQAWRRAFAKMGMKPTQYRSASEALLRRFRKEGNLPAIHPLIDLCNAASLAFAIPIAVFDLSRVSGFLHVRRALGSETYLTFAGETENPEFGEVIFADADGRAHARRWTNRQSGHSAIRPQTTHALIVAEALHETAVEDIERLMTVLHEATTAAWGVRPSMAMLDRSSPRFDFST
- a CDS encoding AraC family transcriptional regulator, which encodes MPRGQFRMLQSATAGIDAVEAETRHSFARHTHDQFGIGLIYQGAQKSLSGRGMIEAGAGDMITVNPGEVHDGAPIGDAGRSWRMLYFDPSVISTAAEDISQGRSDAGEFASPAFTDAEAANQFRMLFAAITDPTAKDETIRREERLLLLLASVLATGRPERCEKPATVSAAKTMIDDDPTAAITLADLAAEARLSRFQLVRNFAKSVGLTPHAYIVQRRIDLARRLIGKGTPLAEAAVAAGFADQSHMTRVFVSKYGLSPGAYAEARK
- a CDS encoding DMT family transporter produces the protein MSEKFQGYLYLSLAMILVGSTVIASKIIAAGFAPFTATAMRFAIAFPLFLLLMRLTKTQWPKLGSHDWMILIAQAGAGSVGYTTLLIAGLSLTSAANAGVVIGTLPVVSAAIAFLLLGERPDRRMLAAIALAAFGVLTIIFKPGDGGGHSALGIALIFGAVICEGLFILLNKRVKAEVSPLALSTLMAGLGFAVSLIPALFETHATEEIDQGAIVAVVYYALIPTVAGFLLWYAGSAKVSGTEASVFTALAPVSAVLFAFLLLDEPIGDHQLLGIGCVLAAVLGLTVPQIRAGRRTARALPTRRA